GTAGAGGCGCTCCGCCGCAGGTCCGGGGACCGGCCGCCTGGCGCTGGTACGGCAGTGGTGGTCACGCTCAGAGCGTAAGGGGTTCGGTGGCTTGTGGGGTCGCTGCTCGGCTAGGGTGCCGCCATGGCGGTCAGCTTCGTCCTGATCCACAGCCCCTCGGTGGGGCCGCGGACCTGGCAACCAGTGGCCCACCGCCTGGCCGAGCTGGGTTGGGAGGTGGCCGTGCCGTCCCTGCTGCACGTCGCGGACGAGGGGCCGCCGTTCTGGCCCCGGGTGGTCGAGGCCGTCCGCGAGGGTCTAGGCACGACACGGCAGGATCAGGGCGTGGTGCTGGTCGCCCACAGCAACGCAGGGCTGTTCATCCCGGTCATCACCACGGCCCTGCCCGGCCAGGTGCTGGGCTGCATCTTCGTGGACGCGGCCCTGCCGCCCGCTGCTGGCGCGGCACCCGTGGCGCCCCCTGAGCTGCTGGCGCTGTTGCGGGACAAGGCATCGGGTGGGCTGCTGCCGCGCTGGAGCGACTGGTGGGACGAGGGGGAGGTGGCGCCGCTGTTCCCGGACCAGCAGACCCGCCAGGCGGTGACCGAGGAGCAGCCGAGGTTGCCGCTGTCCTACTACGAGGCGTCGGTCCCGGTGCCTGCGGGTTGGGAA
Above is a window of Actinomycetota bacterium DNA encoding:
- a CDS encoding alpha/beta hydrolase; the encoded protein is MAVSFVLIHSPSVGPRTWQPVAHRLAELGWEVAVPSLLHVADEGPPFWPRVVEAVREGLGTTRQDQGVVLVAHSNAGLFIPVITTALPGQVLGCIFVDAALPPAAGAAPVAPPELLALLRDKASGGLLPRWSDWWDEGEVAPLFPDQQTRQAVTEEQPRLPLSYYEASVPVPAGWEARQCAYLLFGPPYDELAAEARGRGWIVQQLPGGHLHQLVDPDGVARSLLAIADQMRITTP